Proteins found in one Neodiprion lecontei isolate iyNeoLeco1 chromosome 6, iyNeoLeco1.1, whole genome shotgun sequence genomic segment:
- the LOC107218889 gene encoding general odorant-binding protein 69a — translation MRGPTSVFILILFAAILQTQQAEANVRKECRRASGVSWASLKRLKKGNFEEIDPKLKCYLKCFMVKNGIMSEDNEIEIENTMRHLPRKLQSGSREILERCKTMRGEDSCDTAFQIAKCYITAHPEVLRRVALV, via the exons ATGAGGGGCCCGACGAGTGTCTTCATCCTGATCCTCTTCGCGGCAATTCTCCAG ACCCAGCAGGCGGAGGCTAACGTGAGGAAGGAGTGTCGCAGGGCGAGCGGCGTCTCCTGGG CTTCCCTGAAGCGGTTGAAGAAAGGCAACTTTGAGGAAATCGACCCGAAATTGAAGTGCTACCTGAAATGCTTCATGGTTAAGAACGGAATTATGAGCGAGGACAACGAGATAGAGATTGAAAACACCATGAGGCATTTGCCGAGGAAGTTGCAGAGCGGATCGCGCGAAATACTCGAGAGATGCAAAACTATGC GTGGCGAGGATTCGTGTGACACGGCTTTCCAGATAGCCAAATGCTACATCACGGCACATCCAGAG GTATTGCGGAGGGTCGCTTTGGTCTGA